A section of the Saccopteryx leptura isolate mSacLep1 chromosome 4, mSacLep1_pri_phased_curated, whole genome shotgun sequence genome encodes:
- the MUC17 gene encoding mucin-17, with amino-acid sequence MMNLTVTVTNYNCTTDLFNWSSSEFQEFKERFIEQMNIIYGNIPEYNGINITGLRCGSVVVEHEVLLKTKFTPKYKDILENATRNIEKIIMNVTQEQVMNNQDCKALLCFNETATKVQSVSFTQYSPEKDCREKAGKDFADHFTVEYKDQKPHCISRCEPKFSNSMDCHFGKCKVERSGPRCYCLITDTDWYRGETCEYSIKKSLVYGLLGTVGAVVLVVLIILLVFVFRSKGEARRQKAKVAELYKWYDEDSGPAPGTFQNKGFDIREGPRNSIDLDSVYSNFEPSLDNIDSKRKIKIRRPQTVMTSL; translated from the exons ATGATGAATCTGACTGTGACAGTGACCAATTATAACTGCACCACTGATTTATTCAATTGGTCTTCTTCAGAGTTCCAGGAGTTCAAGGAGAGATTCATAGAACAG ATGAACATAATTTATGGAAACATACCTGAATATAATGGGATTAACATAACAGGATTGAG gTGTGGCAGTGTGGTGGTGGAGCATGAGGTGCTCCTGAAGACCAAGTTCACTCCAAAATACAAGGATATTTTGGAGAACGCCACCCGGAACatagagaaaataattatgaATGTAACCCAGGAGCAAGTAATGAATAATCAAGACTGTAAAG CTTTACTGTGCTTCAATGAGACTGCCACCAAGGTGCAAAGCGTTTCATTTACCCAATACAGCCCTGAAA aggacTGCCGGGAGAAGGCTGGGAAAGACTTTGCTGACCACTTCACTGTGGAGTACAAGGACCAGAAACCACACTGCATCAGCCGCTGCGAGCCTAAGTTCAGTAACTCCATGGACTGCCACTTTGGGAAATGCAAGGTGGAGCGCAGTGGCCCGCGGTGCTA CTGCCTGATTACAGACACTGACTGGTACAGAGGGGAGACCTGTGAGTACAGCATCAAGAAGAGTCTGGTGTACGGGCTCCTCGGGACAGTGGGTGCAGTGGTGCTTGTTGTCCTCATCATTCTCCTGGTTTTCGTGTTCCGCTCCAAGGGAGAGGCGAGAAG GCAAAAGGCCAAAGTGGCTGAGTTGTACAAGTGGTATGACGAGGATAGTGGACCTGCGCCTGGCACCTTCCAAAACAAAGGCTTTGACATCCGTGAAG GGCCAAGGAACTCCATCGACCTGGACTCCGTCTATAGTAACTTCGAGCCCTCCCTGGACAACATAGATTCTAAAAGAAAG ATCAAAATTCGGAGGCCTCAGACGGTGATGACATCCCTTTAA